Proteins co-encoded in one Deltaproteobacteria bacterium genomic window:
- a CDS encoding PEGA domain-containing protein, with amino-acid sequence MSRFGRLVAIAAVSIFSAPGVLQAQEGKTFVVLDLSAPPVLRNLGRVVAMTVAKEAEELGAKSIDARALAKDVGKAKVDAAASCGIDADCLGVQLAGVKADRVIAGTFNKTATHYQVRLVHVDLATRQAVSRMERDILIASRALQSEVEAGIPDLLKGEPAKMGLLVVVSEVPEATVSIDGKVRGRTPEARIPVQPGKHRILVERENYLSLDRFVDVADEGETRFEADLFLIPGREAPTVVAAPTPAPEGEAQGPKTVLRVPLVTWIAGGAALALAGGGMAYGIRAQGIENEAVALNSGDTVLAITRQRALAGKRSATMANVFYGAAGAGAVTAVVLTALLGRTQTDDGAAPEAPGAVTLVPLRDGALLSVGGRF; translated from the coding sequence ATGAGCAGATTCGGCCGTCTCGTGGCGATCGCCGCGGTCTCGATCTTCTCTGCGCCGGGGGTCCTCCAGGCGCAGGAGGGCAAGACCTTCGTGGTCCTCGATCTCTCCGCGCCGCCGGTGCTGCGCAACCTCGGGCGGGTGGTGGCGATGACGGTCGCCAAGGAGGCGGAGGAGCTCGGCGCGAAGAGTATCGACGCGCGGGCCCTGGCCAAGGACGTCGGCAAGGCGAAGGTCGACGCGGCGGCCTCCTGCGGGATCGACGCCGACTGCCTGGGGGTCCAGCTCGCCGGGGTGAAGGCCGACCGGGTGATCGCCGGCACCTTCAACAAGACGGCCACCCACTACCAGGTGCGGCTGGTCCACGTGGATCTGGCCACCCGCCAGGCCGTCAGCCGGATGGAGCGGGACATCCTCATCGCCTCCCGGGCCCTGCAGAGCGAGGTGGAGGCCGGGATCCCGGACCTCCTCAAGGGGGAGCCGGCGAAGATGGGCCTGCTGGTCGTCGTCAGCGAGGTCCCCGAGGCCACGGTGAGCATCGACGGCAAGGTGCGGGGGAGGACCCCCGAGGCCCGCATCCCGGTGCAGCCCGGCAAGCACCGCATCCTGGTCGAGCGGGAGAACTACCTCTCCCTGGATCGCTTCGTGGATGTCGCGGACGAGGGGGAGACCCGCTTCGAGGCCGACCTCTTCCTCATCCCCGGTCGGGAGGCCCCCACGGTGGTGGCCGCGCCCACCCCCGCCCCGGAGGGCGAGGCGCAGGGGCCCAAGACGGTGCTGCGCGTCCCGCTGGTCACCTGGATCGCCGGGGGGGCGGCCCTCGCCCTGGCCGGCGGCGGCATGGCCTACGGGATCCGGGCCCAGGGCATCGAGAACGAGGCCGTCGCCCTCAACTCCGGCGACACGGTGCTGGCCATCACCCGCCAGCGGGCCCTGGCCGGCAAGCGCTCGGCCACGATGGCCAACGTCTTCTACGGCGCGGCGGGCGCCGGCGCGGTCACCGCCGTCGTGCTCACCGCCCTCCTCGGTCGCACCCAGACGGACGACGGGGCCGCCCCCGAGGCGCCCGGCGCCGTCACTCTCGTGCCGCTCCGGGACGGCGCGCTCCTCAGTGTCGGAGGGCGATTCTAG